A region of the Lycium barbarum isolate Lr01 chromosome 1, ASM1917538v2, whole genome shotgun sequence genome:
tatgttcggggattcagatggtcaacgtttcagttggggGGTCTAGATGGAAAATCAGGACAAATTCAGgagtccatctatgactttggcctaaaATTTAAAACTTTTGGAAGGGGTAATGGGGTATTTTGGGTTGGGGGCGTGGGGGTGTAGAAACCCACAAAAGACACTAAAAAACTTCAAAAACAAAAAATGTTAGGGTTGGGGATTGGGAAGGGGGTGTTGGTGTGGTATGGATTCCACGCAAGGGGAGAGGGGGCTGATGAgggatgtggtggtgtagaaaatttagaaaaaaaattaaaaacttcaaaaaaaaaatgttgtgggTATGGGGGTTGGGTTGAAATTGGTAAGACTTGGATGAGTATTTTCCGAAAAACGTTTTctatcaaccaaacgaacatgaaaaataaataagaaattcacttattttccactacccAAACAAACATGAAAAGGTTGATACCGAACACACTTATTTTCgtaaaaattcacttattttctaggaaaacattttcctccataccgaacacaccctaagcgCGCACAAGTTCCAAAAGCATACAGAAGGTTGATTTGCCCGCACTGAACTAGTGGTACATTTTTATAGCAGGAGCACACTTCAAAACCCAACTCACTAGATTAAACCACGATATAGAAGACCAATCACTTGAATTCATTTGATGCTGTCTCAATAAAAAGGTTGAATTACTAAATTCAACTCCAAAAGGAATTGTCCAACAAAGTTCAAGAGAGAAACAAGAATGCAAGCTAAATTAATCCCAAAGAAGAAGAAAGTTGTAAAGTCATAGCAACAATCACACCCTTCCTTATCTGCCTTATTAACAGCCGACTGGTAGGTAAGACCAGTACTAGAATCTCCCAAAACAGCTAGCAAGGCGTCGTCAGTGCATCCATCAATCCAAAGAATCACCTCAGCCTTGGCATGTATGGAGAAGCCAGCACAAACAGAATTTGAAGCAGAATGAGCATACATGCAAGAGAAAATCTTTCTTTGCTGCTCACCTGAGGACAAGAGGACAaaaaaatgaagataaaatgagaTCGCGCAGAGCAATCCAGCACACATCAAAGACTGCGCGGCAAGTACCTTCAGCCTCCACCAATCATAAATTAGAGGTTAATGCAACCTCATCATAAATGCTGCACTATTCATGGTAACTCGATCATACCGCCTAAAGACAACAATACAGAGTAACTTAACCGTATTTTCTAAGCACGGTCGTTACAGTCATGAGTGATAGCTAGCTACTTTGACTATTGATCAAGCACCAGATTTAAAATAAAACCCTGTTATATCCCACACTGGCTACTCCAATTTGCATAAATATTGTAGGCCAAGAATTTCCAGTATCTCATACTTGCTGTCCGCATTCACACTAGCGCAGACAAATGAATAGCACATGACTGCCGGAACACGAACTGTCATCACAAATAGTAAGATCTACCTCTTTCCTGGTTTTGAGCAGTGTATCTACTGTCCACTGGTTGCTTGCGAGAACTAAAATCAGTAGGGTATGGAGCATTATATCCCTGATTCACATTAGCTACATTACAATTTACCTGCATATTCACAACCCCAATAAGTATTATACAAGAAACAAAGATGAAAACTAACATTGAAGAAACTTGCCTTACCAAATCAGAACGAATAACTTGCTGGACGTAATGTTCAGGGAGATCATGCAGCTGATTTTGTTCGGCAACTGGTTGACTTCTCTCTGAAGAATTGCTTCCATAACAGAACTGTCGCATTTCAACATCAGAACTATGTGGTACACAGAAATCGCCCATCATTACTCGTGCCGTTTCAAATGTTTCAGCAGAGTGACTCAGAGGGATTTCAAGATCTTTGAGCTCCAAATAGGGAACATCTTGGAAAAACATGGGGTTATGACTACAGTCAGTTCCCTGAGTTACGGAAAGATCAAATGTTGTTTGATCTAGTTCTACACAGTTGTCAAGGCTCTCAAGACCGTTGTAGATATCATTCTCATCAATGAAAGATGCCGCTTCAAGATTCATATCGTTAGGACCCTGCAGACAAATGAAAATGGATCTAATCACAGTATGGTTGATCAAAACATATAGCAATTGCCTCAGATTTTCTGGGATACTAGAGGCTAAAGAGCTGTTACAAACAGGAGTCAGACATTGTAAACATAGACATATGAAACAGGCCTAAGTTTCATAATCCCAAGTCTTGCAACTTGACAGTTTCACAGGTAAACAAAAAGGGTAAAGAAATTCTGTATAATCTAGAGTTTAATTATACCCTTGGTTCCACATTTATGCACTAATTTCTCAAAGCCAAGCTCCAATATATATCTTTTATCTGCATAATTTGGTTTTTAAAAGCTTTATTTATTTGACATTTCAAATGTTAAAGCCATGCTCAGACTACATATTCACTATTACTTACTCCAGCACTTGTTAAAAGAAGCAGAGAACAAACATAGAATAAAGAAAGAGGAAATTATTAGCTCAAGAGCATTGACAAAGACCACTAACAAAACATGCATGGTGGAACTAAAGGTTTATCTCAATGAGCTCAATAAACTACCAGAGAATACGTACCAGATTATTCACATTTCCAACAGGAAATATAGCAGGATCTTCAGTGAAATTGTCAAAGAGATGAAAGATGTCATCCTCCACGTCCTGAGGCATTTTCTGACCGAAGAGCTCAGCGGAAGATGGGACTAGTGCAGTTGAAGGCCAAAGAGATTTGTTTCCTGGGTCAACCATGGTGGTAAAAACAGAGCAGCTTAGGTTGGCAGGCATTGCAGGTACAGGAGTTACATTGGATGAATTAGGTTCAGTAGACATCTCATGTATGGAAGGCTGAGTAAAAGGTGGATGCATTTCAGTAAAAGTACACCCAGATGGAGTTCCTGGGTCAACCATGCAGGTCACAATTGAGCAGGTTTGATGGTTAGGTAGAGGTAAAGAAGGAATACTGGAGGGATTGTGTTCAGCAGGAGCCTCATCATCTTCCCAATCTTCCTCCTTAAATGGTGCTCCATACTGTGCTCCATTTTTGGGACCTGGTCCGCTCTTCTTAAATACTTTGCAAAGCACGTAAGTGTCCTATTAAAAGAAGAATAATGACATACTAATAATTAAAAAAGACGGTCTTCAAATACTAAAAGATAAGACTGATATATTAAACATACAAGTATTCAGGAAACTATGAAAAGCTTGAACTCGGATGTATCTGTTTCAAACAATCAAGGTAGTCTAAAAACTGTGTAACATAGCAAAATTTAAATGGTGCATCACATTAAACATACAATTCAGGAAACATGGATTTTCTTTCTAAATATAGGTTGAAGGTGTTGAAATACAAAATTAGAGATGCATTTGACACCAGAATCACTTGTATAGCCATGTGATGATACTAATGACCCATGCAAAGGACCTGTTATCCCATTAGATGCTTTAACTAAAAGGAAGGGATTGGGCACATCAGCAACTAATATTTTGAAAGGGGAAAAAATTGAAGTCAAAATACAAAGCCAGCAACGCTGGTTACAGTGACAGAAGCTTATGGTGAGAAGGGTTTTCCAAAGCTGCCGAGAGAAAGATAATGGGAAACCATATCATTAACCAAAAAATACGATAATGTGTAGCTTGAAGAATCAAGTGAATGGGTATTGCATTTCATTAACTAAAAAGCATAATTTCAGTGATTAAATTGAGAGAATAAATCCAATGCCAACCAACTGCTTTTTTATAATAAAGAACTATTTGGAATTATTTTTGAGTATCTTTATGCAGCCAACATATAAAACCAATTCTCATATTATTATTTTGTAGAATTATATAGATCAAATTTAAGAAAAGAAAACTATTTGAagcttttaatttcttttatGTAATCTTGTACATACATGTACCCTTTTTGATTAAGTTGTCATTTTTTAGGTTACTTATACACAAATTCTTCTCGTGGTTGCGATGAATCAAAGTTATTGAAATGAACAGGCAGAGCTTAATAAAAGTATTACGCACAGGTTTACCCAAGATGAGAGTTAAAAAAGGTACCAGAGGAATTCCTGTATCTGCCATATCTTTATCTTCAAATCTATACTCATGAATAACCCAATCCATTCTCTGCCCTCGCGGTGCATTACCCTTGTGGAAAACCAAAGTCTTAACAGATCCAACAATCTTTTCATTGTAAAGAACAGGTCTATCCTTGCCAGTAGTTTTCCAGTATCCAGTTTCAGTAGCACGATTCATCCTGGCTCCACTAGCATACTTTTTCTCTCTTGGGCAAAAGAAATACCATTCAAGATCTTTACTTTTGTAGCAACATTTGTCTGGAAGAAGAACTACAAACATTATGAACAATTGAACATGCACAGATAAGCAGAAGGAAAAAGGGAATTGCAGACCACTTGGCCCTACACTCTGAAGAATCATATAATAAGGTTGTCGTCAgagtattaattttttttttttcctgaaataGGAAGATAGGCAAAGGGAATTGCAGACACTTGGCCCAGTACATATATGGATACTAAATCTAGactatacaataacaatatacccagtgtaatcccataaaTGAGGTCTGGTGAGGTGTTGTGTACGCAGACTTAACCTTAAAAAATATGTACATTAGAATATATAGGCGACGAGATTTCCAAAAGATCAAACTTTAAATAACATTGTTGCAATAGATGTAAATCAAAATGTGATTTCTATATAAAGCCATCCTTCAGGTTGAAGAACACACCATTTATATGCACTTATCAAGATTATCAAGGAGTATGCCATATATACCTGGAAGATCCCATGGGGAGAACTTGTAAATGTTGAGTTCCGATATGGCTTCAAAAGGGATTTTCTTCCCCATAATCTTCCGCTTGAGATAGTACATTGTCAGCTCAACATCAGTAGGGTGAAAGCGAAACCCTGGTGGAAGCTTCGCCATTCGAAAATGGTAAAAAAACCGCACAGCCAAATTAAATTGAAAAAACACGGCACTAGTAGGTCTCAGTGAATCAAATTATAACTAAAGAATGTAAGAGAGCATATATGTAGTGTCAAGTCCAATGCCGAAACAATATCTTTCCAGAGCACCAAGGTCTTCTTCGATTCAATGCAGCCCAAACAAAGTAGTGATGCTTCTGGTTGATGCTAACAGACATCTGGTGTGCAACACAAAACCTGTTCCATATCAAAAGCCTCAGAAAtacaacaacatgcccagtgtaATCACACGAGCTGGGTCTAGGGGGGgcagagtgtacgcaaaccttacccctacctttgtgaggtagagaggctgtttcggatggaccctcggctcaaaataaAATAAGGCAGCAAAATAGCTAGATACAAAACAAATGAAAAACTACGCGATACCTAAAAGCCTCAAAATACAGGTTCAAAAAGAACTGCACAAAGGCACAGAGGGCAATAACACAACACTAGTGCAGATCTTGAAAGAGTTAAAGAGTGCCAAATAATGGTGACGGAACCCTAGCGAGTACaataaatactatttttttttgcacaaaaataatataaaataaaatgactAATTAATCAACAAGGAAAGAGATACAAAACAAATGCAGCAACAGATAGTAGTACTACAATTGAAGAATAAAAAGCTAAGCCATAACTAAAGGGTGCTACTAAAAATAAGAAACTAGGCGATAACTAAATAATACTACTAAAAAAGAAAGGCACAAAGGCACAGAGGCAATAAGACTAGTGCAGAATTTGAAAAGAGTGACAGATCACGGTGACGGAACCAAGGGCGAATTTGTGTGTAAGttttgggtcacgtgaacacatggtcactcgactaatctcgatatattatgtgtataattctgaaaatatatctaatattaactaagTGAACACATGGTCATAATAGGCTGAGTGGAGCACTAGTCAAAGGTTATCTTTGTATTCTCAAGGTCACGGATTCAATCCCCAGCTCGGGCAGCTTTTTAAATTTTTGCTATTATTTtctaaccctctgtttggatggttgtttcccgtggttcattaatgtacagtatggcaTGGTACAATAtgatgttgtattgtattgtactgtattaatgaactcaatgtttggatagactgtatcgtttgttgtggtttaataacatttgtattgtttggtttgactgtatggtactgtataataacttgtaaatttactaaaatacccttaactcttaattagaaattagtttatatatattaataaaactcaggtaaagaataaaataggaactttaaaaaataagtaggtagtgagtgggggtggtggaggggtgggtggttgtgggatgagggtgggggtagtggctggtagggtgggggtgagtggttgtggggttgAGTGGTGGTGAGAGGTAGtaggtggtggaggggtgggtggtgtgaaatggatggttgtgggatgaggatgggggtagtgggtggtagggtgagggtgagtggttgtgggggtgagattgggtggtggtgaggggtagtgggtggtgtaGGGCAGGggtaggggtggggtggggtggggtggattGTGGAGGGTGTGACAGTGGTGgcgtgggggtgagtggtagggtgggggtaggTTGGGGTGAATGGTGAAGGATGGGGTATAAtgggaaatgaaatacgtaaccacggaaaaaccaccaaatccgtggttacaaaaattgggacttttcatgattatataaccatgggatgaaCCACGAATTTACatcaccataccacataattttaagaacaatagaAACAAACATTGATTTCAtacaaaaccatacattaatgaaccacgggaaaccaccatccaaacagggggtaaagCTACCTTTTACCATTGTAATTATAAAACAACTTACTACTTAAAAAAATGTAATTAATTATCTTTTGCTTGGGAAGTCGATGCCCCAATAAAAATTTATATCTTATCTTAAAGCAATGGCGAACCCATCCTCGTGAAATCCTGAATTCGCCTCTGGACGGAACCCTAGCGAGAACAATTATTactgtatttttttattttattttttgcagaAACAAAATTAAAGGAAAATAGACTAATTAATGAACAAGGAGAAgcaaatcaaaataagaaaatgaaGAATAGAGAACGATACAATACAATAGTTAACATAAAATGAGACTTTCCGATGAATCTAATGATACcgatacaataaaattaaagtaacaatgaaaat
Encoded here:
- the LOC132637552 gene encoding NAC domain-containing protein 82-like isoform X2, giving the protein MAKLPPGFRFHPTDVELTMYYLKRKIMGKKIPFEAISELNIYKFSPWDLPDKCCYKSKDLEWYFFCPREKKYASGARMNRATETGYWKTTGKDRPVLYNEKIVGSVKTLVFHKGNAPRGQRMDWVIHEYRFEDKDMADTGIPLDTYVLCKVFKKSGPGPKNGAQYGAPFKEEDWEDDEAPAEHNPSSIPSLPLPNHQTCSIVTCMVDPGTPSGCTFTEMHPPFTQPSIHEMSTEPNSSNVTPVPAMPANLSCSVFTTMVDPGNKSLWPSTALVPSSAELFGQKMPQDVEDDIFHLFDNFTEDPAIFPVGNVNNLGPNDMNLEAASFIDENDIYNGLESLDNCVELDQTTFDLSVTQGTDCSHNPMFFQDVPYLELKDLEIPLSHSAETFETARVMMGDFCVPHSSDVEMRQFCYGSNSSERSQPVAEQNQLHDLPEHYVQQVIRSDLVNCNVANVNQGYNAPYPTDFSSRKQPVDSRYTAQNQERGEQQRKIFSCMYAHSASNSVCAGFSIHAKAEVILWIDGCTDDALLAVLGDSSTGLTYQSAVNKADKEGCDCCYDFTTFFFFGINLACILVSLLNFVGQFLLELNLVIQPFY
- the LOC132637552 gene encoding NAC domain-containing protein 82-like isoform X3, which gives rise to MAKLPPGFRFHPTDVELTMYYLKRKIMGKKIPFEAISELNIYKFSPWDLPVLLPDKCCYKSKDLEWYFFCPREKKYASGARMNRATETGYWKTTGKDRPVLYNEKIVGSVKTLVFHKGNAPRGQRMDWVIHEYRFEDKDMADTGIPLDTYVLCKVFKKSGPGPKNGAQYGAPFKEEDWEDDEAPAEHNPSSIPSLPLPNHQTCSIVTCMVDPGTPSGCTFTEMHPPFTQPSIHEMSTEPNSSNVTPVPAMPANLSCSVFTTMVDPGNKSLWPSTALVPSSAELFGQKMPQDVEDDIFHLFDNFTEDPAIFPVGNVNNLGPNDMNLEAASFIDENDIYNGLESLDNCVELDQTTFDLSVTQGTDCSHNPMFFQDVPYLELKDLEIPLSHSAETFETARVMMGDFCVPHSSDVEMRQFCYGSNSSERSQPVAEQNQLHDLPEHYVQQVIRSDLVR
- the LOC132637552 gene encoding NAC domain-containing protein 82-like isoform X1, which translates into the protein MAKLPPGFRFHPTDVELTMYYLKRKIMGKKIPFEAISELNIYKFSPWDLPVLLPDKCCYKSKDLEWYFFCPREKKYASGARMNRATETGYWKTTGKDRPVLYNEKIVGSVKTLVFHKGNAPRGQRMDWVIHEYRFEDKDMADTGIPLDTYVLCKVFKKSGPGPKNGAQYGAPFKEEDWEDDEAPAEHNPSSIPSLPLPNHQTCSIVTCMVDPGTPSGCTFTEMHPPFTQPSIHEMSTEPNSSNVTPVPAMPANLSCSVFTTMVDPGNKSLWPSTALVPSSAELFGQKMPQDVEDDIFHLFDNFTEDPAIFPVGNVNNLGPNDMNLEAASFIDENDIYNGLESLDNCVELDQTTFDLSVTQGTDCSHNPMFFQDVPYLELKDLEIPLSHSAETFETARVMMGDFCVPHSSDVEMRQFCYGSNSSERSQPVAEQNQLHDLPEHYVQQVIRSDLVNCNVANVNQGYNAPYPTDFSSRKQPVDSRYTAQNQERGEQQRKIFSCMYAHSASNSVCAGFSIHAKAEVILWIDGCTDDALLAVLGDSSTGLTYQSAVNKADKEGCDCCYDFTTFFFFGINLACILVSLLNFVGQFLLELNLVIQPFY